One window of Phoenix dactylifera cultivar Barhee BC4 chromosome 5, palm_55x_up_171113_PBpolish2nd_filt_p, whole genome shotgun sequence genomic DNA carries:
- the LOC103710354 gene encoding silicon efflux transporter LSI2-like, with protein MALGGAVKVVLGSVAFGIFWVLAVFPAVPFLPIGRTAGSLLGAILMVIFRVISPDEAYDAIDLPILGLLFGTMVVSVFLERADMFKYLGKLLSWKSRGGKDLLFRICLISAIASALFTNDTCCVVLTEFILKVARQNNLPPQPFLLALASSANIGSAATPIGNPQNLVIAVQSGISFERFLLGVLPAMIAGILVNAAILMAYFWKILSLEKDEEVASVAGDVVVDDDVNLHRFSPATMSHVTSMNSQELGSAVDPVRALGLRSRANSVDIDMPAAWSGGIESMRTSNASREVAEGAGISVSRDEAVISRSVVRGINNLRSSPRGDASVQSSDEEGSIKTWKRLWWKTGVYIVTVGMLIALLMGLNMSWSAITAALALVVLDFKDARPCLEKVSYSLLIFFCGMFITVDGFNKTGIPSALWEFVEPHARIDSAHGVALLTLVILILSNVASNVPTVLLLGARVAASAKLTSPDEETKAWLILAWVSTVAGNLSLLGSAANLIVCEQARRAQPFGYNLSFFSHLRFGVPSTLIVTAIGLLLIMSY; from the exons ATGGCCTTGGGAGGTGCTGTAAAAGTAGTCTTAGGCTCCGTGGCCTTCGGAATTTTCTGGGTCTTAGCTGTTTTCCCTGCAGTTCCCTTCCTACCAATTGGGAGGACTGCAGGCTCTCTCCTTGGTGCCATCCTCATGGTCATCTTCCGAGTTATATCGCCCGATGAAGCTTATGACGCGATCGATCTTCCAATTCTTGGCCTCCTCTTTGGAACCATGGTCGTCAGCGTCTTCCTTGAAAGAGCTGACATGTTCAAGTATCTGGGCAAATTGCTCTCATGGAAGAGTAGAGGTGGCAAAGATTTGCTCTTTCGAATTTGTCTCATCTCAGCCATAGCAAGTGCTCTTTTCACCAATGACACCTGCTGCGTCGTCCTCACTGAGTTCATACTAAAGGTTGCGAGGCAGAACAATCTTCCACCGCAACCTTTTCTTCTAGCCCTTGCTTCCAGTGCAAACATTGGATCTGCGGCAACTCCGATTGGTAACCCACAAAATCTAGTCATAGCTGTTCAGAGTGGAATCTCCTTTGAACGGTTCCTGTTAGGGGTCCTTCCGGCAATGATCGCTGGAATACTTGTGAATGCCGCCATCCTGATGGCCTACTTTTGGAAGATATTGTCTCtagagaaggatgaagaagtggCGTCGGTGGCAGGAGATGTGGTGGTGGATGATGATGTGAATTTGCACCGGTTTTCACCGGCGACAATGTCGCATGTTACTTCCATGAATTCTCAGGAGCTTGGTTCAGCGGTCGATCCTGTGCGCGCTCTCGGTCTTAGAAGTAGGGCTAATAGCGTCGATATCGACATGCCCGCTGCCTGGAGTGGTGGAATTGAGTCCATGAGAACCTCAAATGCATCAAGGGAAGTGGCAGAGGGTGCTGGAATTTCTGTGAGTAGGGATGAAGCTGTGATCTCAAGGAGTGTAGTGAGAGGTATTAACAATCTGAGAAGTAGTCCAAGAGGAGATGCTTCAGTCCAATCTTCAGATGAGGAGGGCTCAATCAAGACATGGAAGAGACTCTGGTGGAAGACAGGTGTCTATATTGTGACTGTTGGAATGCTTATTGCTCTTTTGATGGGGCTTAACATGTCATGGAGTGCAATTACTGCTGCTCTTGCTCTTGTGGTACTCGATTTCAAGGATGCGCGCCCTTGCCTGGAGAAG GTTTCATACTCCTTGTTGATATTCTTTTGTGGGATGTTCATAACTGTTGATGGATTTAACAAAACTGGCATACCTAGTGCTCTATGGGAATTTGTTGAACCACATGCTCGTATTGACAGTGCTCATGGTGTTGCACTGCTCACTCTGGTGATTCTTATCCTCTCAAATGTTGCCTCCAACGTGCCCACTG TGCTTCTTCTTGGAGCAAGGGTGGCAGCATCAGCAAAACTTACATCGCCTGATGAGGAGACCAAGGCTTGGCTTATACTTGCATGGGTTAGCACGGTGGCCGGAAACCTCTCTTTGTTGGGTTCTGCTGCGAATCTTATTGTCTGTGAACAGGCCAGGCGTGCCCAGCCTTTTGGCTACAACCTCTCTTTCTTCAGCCACCTACGCTTTGGGGTCCCATCAACCCTCATTGTCACTGCAATCGGCTTGCTCCTTATCATGAGTTACTGA